The Ralstonia sp. RRA DNA segment TCGAGCTGCCGCATCCGGCGCAGCTCCGAAGGGCCGACGCCCCCGTACTTCTTCTTCCAGTTGTAGAAGGTCGCCTCGCTGATGCCCAGCTTGCGACACACCTCCTCGACCTTCGTACCCAGTTCCGCTTGCTTGAGCGCGAACGCTATCTGCGCCTCAGTGAACTTGCTCGTCTTCATGGCATGTCTTCCATTTCAAATCATGAAAATCATGCCGGATTCTCTACTTCTCAGCTGTACTGTTTCTTGGTGTAGGGTCAGGTCACAATGAACACCCACCGCAAAAATCTGGATGACATGGCCGCGTTATTTGGGGTTGTATTTCCCAAGGCACGCTGCAACCAGCGTGCGCATGAGCTTCCAGTTTCCCCGCATGCCACCGATCTTGGTTGGCACCGGACCATCACTCGGGTAGGAGCGTCGTGTCGCGAGTTCCACACAGCGGTAGCCCAATTTCGGCGCGCGATAGGAAAGATAGGCCAGCAATTCGTAGTCGGCGAAGTCCGTGCGGAAGATGTTGACCTTCGGGTCCAGCAGCAGACGGGCGCTGTAACCGCGGAACCCCTGAGTCGTATCGGTCCAGTGAAAACCCGATGCGAGTGATAGCAGGGGGGCGTGGATCAGTCGTATAGCCAGCGATCGGCTCAACGGCGTGTTTTCTTCTTGTCCACCTCGAACGAAGCGCGAAGCCTGGACAAAGTCGTAGCCGTCATCCAAGGCGGCAATGAAGCGCGAGATGGCTTCCGGGTCATCTTTGTCATTACCATCAATCGTGACGATTGAGCGGTAACCTTCTTTCAGGCAGTAGGCATAGGCACACCGTAACTGTGCGCTGAGCCGGCCCGGCGCCGTTTTCTCGAGCAGGGTGCGTACGCGATTCGCATCCAGCATCGTGGTCTCGAGCGATCCGTCCGTGCTGCCTCCGTCCACGATGACAATGTCGGCCTGGTCGGCGATGCCGCAAGACATCATTCTCGTCAGCAGGTTTTGGATCCGACGGCCTTCGTTGATGACAGGAATGACGATTGCGGTATCGGACGTCTTCGGGCACTCCAGTCGCACTTCATATGCGGGGACGTGCCACTGCGCGTCGATTTGCGATGCGACGGTCATAGGGTATTTCAGTGTGATGTGTTGAGGCTGATGAATACGACGCCAGTGGTCACCAAGATCAGGCCGACAATGGTGTTCCACCGGAAGGTCTCGCCAAGCAGGAAGGCTGAGGCGCAGGCGACTGCGCCGATGGCACCCGCCGTCAGGATGGGGTGAGCGACATTTAACGGGAGCCTGGAAAGAGCTGCGGCATAGAGCACGAACGCGCAACCGTAAAGGAAGATGCCAAGGAGCAGAACTCGGTTCGTGGCTAGCTGCAACAGCATGGCCGGCGAGGTGGGCGCCGTGCGCATCGCAACCTTGATCAGCACGCTGGCAGACGCATTCGACAGAATGCCGGCGACGACGATAGCAACATTGATCCAGTTCATGCGTCGGTTCGGTAAGTTTGCACTGCGACTTGCAGGGCGTTCTCGATCGAAGTGAGCCGTTGCTCGGGCTTCGTGAGCATCTCGATGGAGATGTTGGGCAGTCGGGCAGCGTGCAGTGCAGTTGCAATGGTTGCGTGGTCGGTGGCGACTGAACCAAGTGGTGCGAGATCCGGCTCGCTTGCATGCACGTATCCAACTAGGTCCGCGCACTGACGCACTGTCTCGGAAGGGGATTCCTGATTGATCGTCATCGTGCCGGTGTCGAGATGCAACCGGACTGCTGGGTGATTGACTCGCGCCACGACATCGGCGGCTTCCAGCGTCGAGGTCATGAAGTTGCAGCCATACCGGGCCGGATTCGCTTCAAGACACAACGTCGTTCCGTTCTTTGCAGCAATATCTCCCGCGCGACGGAAGAACTCGGTAGCCACGGCGTCAACGGTGACCGGATCCAAATGTCCGCGGTCGCGGCATTTCGGAGACCCAAACACCAGCGGGCCGATGCCCAGACCCCCAGCCACGCGGCACACATGGGTCAAATGATCCAGCATCGCAGGCTGCGTGTCCTTGTCAAACAGATTGAGGCCGGTACGACCGAAAAACAGTGACTGCATGCCCAGCAGGGAAACGCCGCGCCCCTCCCAAACCGCTCGCACAAAAGCGACATCTTCCTGCGTTGCGGACGCGACATCCGGGAAATACTTTCCGGGGGCAATGTCGATTGCGTCGATCCTGTAACGATTGAGCAGGGCCGCTACCGCTTCGTCGTCTGTTGGCTCCCAGGCGATGTTTGAAATGGAAATCTTCATGCTTAGGCGGCCTCGGTCAGAAGTCGATGGTGCTGCGCATAGGCGCGAATCGCCAAGAGGCTTTCACGCTTGCTGTATTGGTAGCGTGGCGAGTCGGCGCCGAACATGCCAGCGTGCAGGCTCTGCAGGTCATATATTGGCGCCGGCCGCTGCGCGACCTCGGGCGGCACTTCCAGGTGGCGTCCGAATACCGATACTGCAATCTCTTCTACCCTCAAGGGTTCCGCCGTCAGGTGTACTAGCGACAAGGATTGCTTGAGCGCCAATTGGATATCGTTCCACAGGTTCACCATCGGGTAGAACTGGAACACGCCTCGCGGATCGATTTGCGCCACATTGTTTTCATGCGCCATGTCGTAGATCACGTTCTTGCGCAAACCCGGACCGACCAACCCAGGCAGGCGAACGATCAAGTGCTGCCCAAACTGTTCACGCACGAACGACTCGAGCGCATATCGATGCAATCCATACGGTTGCAGGCGGCTGGTATCGACCGTGGTTTCCTCGTTGACGCCAACGGGGTTGTGGAACACGTCAACAGTACTAAGCAGCACGAACGTTTTTGCCTGGACGCCGCGCAATGCGCTGACTAGCCGGTCAATGCTGGCGCGATCGGCTTCGGGTTGCTGGTTCGCAAGCCATTTCTGACCGGGCGCGCCCGCGCACAGAACCAAGTCATAACTTCCGCCTTGGATCTCATCAATGTTGGAGGAGCGAAAACGACGCTCGGTGGGGCATTGGCGCAGCAGGGTGCTGCCGACAAAGCCACTGAACCCAATCAGTGCAGTTCCTGCCATGGAGTGATTCTCTCTACATTCAATGGGGCAAAGCTTCGTCATCGAGCTTGGCCAGGATGTCGTACACGTTGTCGATCTTGCCGCCCAGGATGTTGTAGGCGCCCGCGATACCCGGCACCGGCTCATAGTAGATAGGGCGCCCGTCATCGATCTCGTTGCGCGCCAGCACGGTCTTGACCTCGAAGAGCGAGTCGCGCACAACTGCTCGTTGCAACGAAGGCATCAGCCGAGCGGCGTCGCGGATCATGCGATCTGCATGGGATTGCTTGTGGTACTGCTGCAGTATCGTGTTCGGGTCAGCCGTTCCTTGTTCATGCCACTGCATGTGAGGGGTGTAGCGCACGTGCGAGAGGGTGTGAAGGCCGCGACTGGGAAACGGCATGCAGGAAAAGAACGGGCCATCCATGACGGTGACACCGATATTCCTGAGCTCCGCGGGCGGCTCGATCAACGCCATCTCCGTGATCTCGTGCTTGAGCGAGGCCTGCACACGGCCCTCCGAGGAGAAAACGGTTCGCAGACCGCTGTATGTACAGTTGAACAGATAGCGGGATCGCTCGAAGCGCGAAGAGCCGTCTGGCTCAACCAACTCAACCTGGATACCGTTGTCTATGGGCAGAATATCCCGTACGGTATGACCAAGCATGAGGTCGATGCCGGTCTGCGCAATTGTTTCATGGGCCCAACGCCGCAGGGAGACTGCATTGAATGCGTACTCTTGCACAACGTAGACCGCGTCGACATGGCGCGAGGTGAAAAGGGTTCTCAGGGCTGGCGGCGCGGGTTGTAGCTTTGCGCCAATTTCCTGGCAGAAGCGCTCGAACTGTCGAGGCGACACCTTGGAGTCTCGCGCAATCGCATAGATCTTGGTGAACTGATCGACGACAGCGAACGGAAAATCTCTGACGAAGTGCGGCAGGTTGGCCCGACTTCGGAATGCGGTGACAAAGCTGCGCGGGTAGTGATATCCATTATGGACGCGTGCTTGGTTGCATAGAGAAGCGCGTGTGAGCAGTTCCGTTTCGCGCTCGATGATCGCGACCTTGCCAAAGCGGCGCCGGCGCTTCAGATAGTCCGCAATGGCGACGCCATAAAAACCGCCACCCACGACAATGGCGTCACGCATGCGGCGCCGGCGATGATTGAGAGACTGCCGATACGGGGATGGCATCCGCCGTGTCCTCGACATTGAGTCTTTGGCGCCGGCTGACAATGCTGCTGCCGAATTCTTGCCCAATATGGTAGGCCGGTTCTTTTGAATTGACCGACCGCATATGAGTGACGTATTCGCCAAGCACCAGTAACACCATTGAGAGCAGGAAAAACATCGCTGATTGCTGAAGCGACAGCGTAACCCACCCCTCCGCGACATGGGGCTTGACGAGCGCGATAATCACGACATACAAGGAATACAGGATATTCCCGAGGGCTCCGAACAGTGCCAGCGCCGTCACCATCCGCATGGGTCGCGACGTCGATGACACCATGAGCTGTAGGGCACGATCCACGCCGTCCAGCAGGGAGCGTTGACGGTGCCCGTGGGGTGTCCAGCGACCTGTGATGCTGGTCTTGCTGAAGCCGGCCGTGGCGGGCAAATGCCGGTAGGCGAGTTCCGGCGTCCCGTGGCGCTGAATGAAGTTGATGACGTTGCGGCTGATCAGGCGGAAGTGAGGCGCCTCCATGGACAGTCGCACTCCGTGCATGTTTTCGTACAACCGATCAAAGATGTTCGAGCCCAGGCGGTACAACCAGCCCTCGGCACTTTCGTCTTGATTCTGCACGAACACCACCTCGTGTCCGGCGGTGGCTTTCGCCAGCATGGGCATGAGCAACTGCACGTCGTCGCACAGCGGATCGATTACGGCAACGAAATCGCCGAGGGCGTGTTCGCTCCCCGCCCACGCAGCTGTTTCGAAGGAGACTTGCTTAGTGAGGGCAAATACCTGAACGTTTGGCAAGGCATCGTCCGCCAGAGCAGCCTTGAGCGCGAGTAGTGAGTCGTCATCCGAGGCATTGTCGACGACGAGGAGTTCGTAGTCGCTCACACTGTCCTTCAGTGTTGCGATAAGCGTTGTGAGCGTATTCCGAAGCAACGCGGCGTCATTTCGGGCAACGATGACGACGGAAAGAAATAAGGGATATTCGACCATAGAGAGGCGAGTCTTAGGACACGGTCCAACCAAGTGTCGCTGTGATACCGTAAGTGTCAATAACAATTGTCGCATGTACGTGCGAAGCCTTCTGAATTGAGACGTATTTTTGCCGTCCAAGACGCCCATCCTCATGCGCCTCTATCTCGCCGGCCCCGATGTCTTCCGTCTGCAACCTGCGGCGCATGGCGAAGTGCTCAAGGCGCTGTGCGCGGCATTCGACTTCATCGGCCTATACCCGCTCGACAACGCAATCGCCCCACAAGCCAATGGTCCGGCGACCGCCGCCGAGATCTACCGACAAAACATCGCACTGATCGATTCGGCGGACGCCGTGATCGCCAATGTGGCGGACTTCCGCGGCTATGAGCCGGACTCCGGCACGTGCTTCGAGATTGGCTATGCCATTGCGCGCGGCAAAGACGTGTGGTGCTACAACGTGCCCGCCGCGCCACTCCTCACGCAGGTACCGAACACCCAAGGCAGTGACGCCGACGGCTGGACCGTGGAGGACTTCGGTTTGCCGCGCAACCTGATGATCGCGTGCAGCAGCCGCCTGGTGGTGGGTGATGCGCGTGCATGCCTGGAGCGGATGCACGCCCATTACGCGGGTGTGTAGTTGCGCATAGTCGCGCGGCCGATATGCGTATGCGGATTGCTTCCTTCAGGGCGGCAGGGGCTGTCCGTATAGTGCCTGCACCGGATAACCCGCCGGAAGAGGCACCGCATGAAGCTCGACGACCTGCATCAACTCCCTGATCTCACACACCTGTTGGCCGAACTGGCCTCCACCGCTGCGCAACGCGATCAGCAAGGCGGTCATGCTGCGCATGAGAAGGCAGCAATTGCACGCGCAGGTTTACTGCCGTTGGTCATCCCCACCCAGTACGGCGGGGCAGGTGCAGGCTGGGCCGATGCCTTCGCCGCCGTGCGTGCCATCGCTGCGGTCGACAGCTCCCTCGGGCATCTGCTGGCCTTCCAGTACCTGCAGACCACCACGGTGTATCTGTATGGCTCTGACGCGCAGCGCGAACGCTTTCTACGCCCGACTGCGGAGCTGGGCTGGTGGTGGGGCAACGCCGTCAACCCGCTCGACCATCGGCTGCGCGCGCAGCGCTCCGGCAGTGGCTGGGTGCTTGATGGGGAAAAGGGCTTCTGTTCGGGCACGCTGGGCTCAAACATGATGGTGGTGTCAGCCCATGATGAGGCGAGTGGCAAGACCGTAGTCGCTGTGGTGCCGACGGCGCGCTACGGCATCACGGTGCGCGACGACTGGCATCCCATCGGCCAGCGCCAGACCGATAGCGCCACCGTGCAGTTTCGCCATGTGCAGGTGAGCGAAGACGAAGTGCTGGCCGGGCCCGACAACGTCTTCACGCCGTATCAGACCTTGCGCTCGTGTGTTGCGCAGAACGTGCTGGTCAATCTCTACACCGGCATTGCCGCGGGCGCGCTGGATGAGGCGCGCAAGGTCACGCTGCATGCGTCGCGGCCGTGGCTCACTTCCGGCGTGGAGCGCGCGGCGGACGACCCTTATCAGATCCAGCGCTTTGGCGAGATGCGCGTGCAATGGCTCGCCGCTGAAGCCTTGGCCGATCGTGCCATCCAGCGGCTGGACCG contains these protein-coding regions:
- a CDS encoding NAD-dependent epimerase/dehydratase family protein; amino-acid sequence: MAGTALIGFSGFVGSTLLRQCPTERRFRSSNIDEIQGGSYDLVLCAGAPGQKWLANQQPEADRASIDRLVSALRGVQAKTFVLLSTVDVFHNPVGVNEETTVDTSRLQPYGLHRYALESFVREQFGQHLIVRLPGLVGPGLRKNVIYDMAHENNVAQIDPRGVFQFYPMVNLWNDIQLALKQSLSLVHLTAEPLRVEEIAVSVFGRHLEVPPEVAQRPAPIYDLQSLHAGMFGADSPRYQYSKRESLLAIRAYAQHHRLLTEAA
- a CDS encoding FAD-dependent oxidoreductase; protein product: MRDAIVVGGGFYGVAIADYLKRRRRFGKVAIIERETELLTRASLCNQARVHNGYHYPRSFVTAFRSRANLPHFVRDFPFAVVDQFTKIYAIARDSKVSPRQFERFCQEIGAKLQPAPPALRTLFTSRHVDAVYVVQEYAFNAVSLRRWAHETIAQTGIDLMLGHTVRDILPIDNGIQVELVEPDGSSRFERSRYLFNCTYSGLRTVFSSEGRVQASLKHEITEMALIEPPAELRNIGVTVMDGPFFSCMPFPSRGLHTLSHVRYTPHMQWHEQGTADPNTILQQYHKQSHADRMIRDAARLMPSLQRAVVRDSLFEVKTVLARNEIDDGRPIYYEPVPGIAGAYNILGGKIDNVYDILAKLDDEALPH
- a CDS encoding acyl-CoA dehydrogenase family protein; this translates as MKLDDLHQLPDLTHLLAELASTAAQRDQQGGHAAHEKAAIARAGLLPLVIPTQYGGAGAGWADAFAAVRAIAAVDSSLGHLLAFQYLQTTTVYLYGSDAQRERFLRPTAELGWWWGNAVNPLDHRLRAQRSGSGWVLDGEKGFCSGTLGSNMMVVSAHDEASGKTVVAVVPTARYGITVRDDWHPIGQRQTDSATVQFRHVQVSEDEVLAGPDNVFTPYQTLRSCVAQNVLVNLYTGIAAGALDEARKVTLHASRPWLTSGVERAADDPYQIQRFGEMRVQWLAAEALADRAIQRLDRAWRKGAALTADERAEVSLFTAEAKVAAHRAALFISQEMFEATGARSTKAALALDRFWRNARTHTLHDPLDYKLRAIGRYALEGILPDATVYG
- a CDS encoding nucleoside 2-deoxyribosyltransferase; its protein translation is MLMRLYLAGPDVFRLQPAAHGEVLKALCAAFDFIGLYPLDNAIAPQANGPATAAEIYRQNIALIDSADAVIANVADFRGYEPDSGTCFEIGYAIARGKDVWCYNVPAAPLLTQVPNTQGSDADGWTVEDFGLPRNLMIACSSRLVVGDARACLERMHAHYAGV
- a CDS encoding sugar phosphate isomerase/epimerase, which produces MKISISNIAWEPTDDEAVAALLNRYRIDAIDIAPGKYFPDVASATQEDVAFVRAVWEGRGVSLLGMQSLFFGRTGLNLFDKDTQPAMLDHLTHVCRVAGGLGIGPLVFGSPKCRDRGHLDPVTVDAVATEFFRRAGDIAAKNGTTLCLEANPARYGCNFMTSTLEAADVVARVNHPAVRLHLDTGTMTINQESPSETVRQCADLVGYVHASEPDLAPLGSVATDHATIATALHAARLPNISIEMLTKPEQRLTSIENALQVAVQTYRTDA
- a CDS encoding EamA family transporter, producing the protein MNWINVAIVVAGILSNASASVLIKVAMRTAPTSPAMLLQLATNRVLLLGIFLYGCAFVLYAAALSRLPLNVAHPILTAGAIGAVACASAFLLGETFRWNTIVGLILVTTGVVFISLNTSH
- a CDS encoding glycosyltransferase family 2 protein, which produces MTVASQIDAQWHVPAYEVRLECPKTSDTAIVIPVINEGRRIQNLLTRMMSCGIADQADIVIVDGGSTDGSLETTMLDANRVRTLLEKTAPGRLSAQLRCAYAYCLKEGYRSIVTIDGNDKDDPEAISRFIAALDDGYDFVQASRFVRGGQEENTPLSRSLAIRLIHAPLLSLASGFHWTDTTQGFRGYSARLLLDPKVNIFRTDFADYELLAYLSYRAPKLGYRCVELATRRSYPSDGPVPTKIGGMRGNWKLMRTLVAACLGKYNPK
- a CDS encoding glycosyltransferase — translated: MVEYPLFLSVVIVARNDAALLRNTLTTLIATLKDSVSDYELLVVDNASDDDSLLALKAALADDALPNVQVFALTKQVSFETAAWAGSEHALGDFVAVIDPLCDDVQLLMPMLAKATAGHEVVFVQNQDESAEGWLYRLGSNIFDRLYENMHGVRLSMEAPHFRLISRNVINFIQRHGTPELAYRHLPATAGFSKTSITGRWTPHGHRQRSLLDGVDRALQLMVSSTSRPMRMVTALALFGALGNILYSLYVVIIALVKPHVAEGWVTLSLQQSAMFFLLSMVLLVLGEYVTHMRSVNSKEPAYHIGQEFGSSIVSRRQRLNVEDTADAIPVSAVSQSSPAPHA